Proteins encoded by one window of Primulina huaijiensis isolate GDHJ02 chromosome 1, ASM1229523v2, whole genome shotgun sequence:
- the LOC140975074 gene encoding uncharacterized protein yields the protein MSMRKSMNGRPSGTDGSDFSYRMVVDSRYKKVARGRSRLSAVLFTQAIIQFVAALIQFQTTPKGVTIDKLSLSPAAVSFISLVVGEIGRKRNRVNLLKLYLFGSSVATLISVVCLLKSQKSFEIIKDFSRWEVSRLEVLKIAFVVLGFLTQMYAITATTTLIHNMAPPKRTS from the exons ATGAGTATGAGAAAATCCATGAATGGAAGGCCATCTGGGACAGACGGTTCTGATTTTTCCTACCGCATGGTTGTTGACTCCA GATATAAAAAGGTGGCTCGAGGAAGATCTCGCCTCTCTGCGGTCCTCTTCACTCAG GCAATTATTCAATTTGTAGCTgcattaattcaatttcaaactaCACCAAAGGGGGTGACTATTGATAAACTTTCTTTATCTCCTGCTGCTGTTAGTTTTATTTCCCTCGTAGTAGGAGAAATAG GTCGGAAGCGCAACCGTGTTAATCTTTTGAAGTTGTATTTGTTTGGATCTTCAGTTGCAACCCTTATCTCGGTTGTTTGTCTCCTTAAGAGCCAAAAATCATTCGAG ATTATCAAAGATTTCAGTAGATGGGAGGTGTCGAGATTGGAAGTTTTGAAGATTGCTTTTGTTGTACTCG GATTCTTGACACAAATGTATGCTATCACGGCGACTACCACCCTTATTCACAATATGGCTCCTCCCAAGAGAACCTCTTGA
- the LOC140979553 gene encoding anaphase-promoting complex subunit 10-like: MAESSEGEEEGKLNGGNQELVVDEDLREMAKKAAWSVSSCKPGNGVFSLREDNLDTYWQSDGAQPHLVNIQFQKKVKLQLVVIYVDFKLDESYTPSKISIRAGEGFHNLKEIKAVELVKPTGWVYILLSGSDPRETFVDTFMLQMAVLSNHLNGRDTHVRQIKVYGPSPNPIPHQPFQFTSREFITYYILR; encoded by the exons ATGGCGGAGTCGTCGGAGGGCGAAGAGGAGGGCAAGCTGAACGGAGGAAACCAGGAACTTGTGGTCGACGAAGACCTCCGAGAGATGGCAAAGAAAGCCGCCTGGAGCGTCAGCTCCTGTAAGCCGGGAAATGGTGTCTTCTCGCTCCGGGAAGACAATCTCGATACTTACTGGCA GTCGGATGGTGCCCAGCCTCATCTAGTAAATATCCAATTCCAGAAGAAAGTTAAACTTCAATTGGTTGTTATCTATGTTGATTTCAAGCTTGATGAGAGCTACACTCCTAGTAAGATTTCAATTCGAGCTGGCGAGGGTTTCCACAACTTGAAG GAGATAAAAGCAGTGGAACTTGTGAAGCCAACTGGGTGGGTGTATATATTATTGTCTGGGAGTGATCCAAG GGAAACCTTTGTCGATACTTTCATGTTGCAGATGGCAGTTTTGTCTAATCATCTGAACGGAAGGGACACTCACGTGCGCCAAATCAAAGTTTACGGGCCTTCACC GAATCCTATTCCACACCAGCCATTTCAATTCACTTCAAGAGAGTTCATTACTTACTATATCCTTCGATGA